In Sphingobacterium sp. R2, the genomic stretch CTGTGGTTTTGCTATGCCCATTAATAAAAAGGATAACAAAACCGATATCATATATTTTAACATGGTCGTTTATTCAATAGGTTTATAGAAAAATGGATACTCGAGGAGGTTTCTACTTTTACTGAGGATAAGCCCCCTCTTGGCCAACATTGCGATCTTGCTTTCGCTATCCAAGTCATAGAAATTTGACGGCAGCATAAGGTCCACTTTTGGAAGATTCTTTCCCTCGACTAAGACGGGTCTATCCAAAGTTGTACGCAAGAAATTCGCGATGCTAATAAGGCCTGCATTCTGCATGATCAGCGCAGAGCTTCCCTCTTCGATCGACTGCATTCGCATACCACCTTTGGACAAAATGCTTTTATTGGAGGGGTCAATTTTTAGGATATAGACATCCTGAAAACCAAATTTCAGTTTGACATCCACCGCAAAGTTATCGACCAATGCACGTCGAAACGCCTGGTTGATGCTGTAGTTGTCTACCGAGTCCCTGTTGAAATACTGATACCAGAAATAGGTATGCGGATCGTTCAGCAGTTTTTTAAATTTGTATGGCACCGAACTATGGAAGACATAGGTACCGTACACTTTATCTTTGAACACCTCCGGGAAAGCATGTTGATACATAGCTCTTACGGTAGTGTTTCCAGTCTGCAATAATGTCTGCCCGTTCTTATAGTGAACATTCGGGTAAATGCCGTTGTAATTCACTTTATATCGCGCTATTGTGGAGGTATAGGTCAACCCCACTGTATCGATCAATAAGGGCGTTTCGACATGGTCGATCACCTTATTAAGGATATTTCTTTCACTTTCGAAAGGTAGTTTATCCGTCTTGAGCATAGCGCTAATATGCTGTTCGGACAGGCTCGCTGATGAGCTGGTTCCTATAAAAGCACCGGCCCTGTTGATAATGGCTATACGCGGCAGTGTATTGTGCTCTATCAAAGCGGTAAAGACCGTATCATCCAGTATCGTTGGTAAGATCGGCGTATACTTAAAATCAAACCTGTATTTTTCAAATCTCGTTTTTATACGCTTCGCTGTATCTTTATTACGCTTGCTATTTACGAGCAGAACGACGATATCATCTTTAAAGCGTTGCTGATAGAGCTCCATTTTGGGTATTCCCTCAATACAGGACGCGCACCCTGTGGACCAAAAATCCAATACAATCAGCTTGTTTTTATAGTCAGCAAGCTTTACAATCTTTTTCTTTCCATCAAAATAATTCAGTTCTAATGGCATTTTCCATACAGCTTCGGGAATAGGATCACCGGGATTGAGCGCTGTGAGGCCATTGAGCCCATTGGCCCCGCTTTCCTTGCGGGGCGTCTGAGCCGATAAACTAAACATATAAAATACAGCAATGCAAGTAAAAACCATTGTTGTATTCTTTAACACCTTTAAAGAACAATTAACAAGATTGAAAAACAATGCGAATAGCATTACAAGCGCTCCCTTATCCAATAAGGCAGCGTAAAGATTAGCTCTTTTTATCATCTGCTTATGGATTAGGTATTATTCTGCAATTCGGTTAAAGAAACTGTGGATCCTTTGCTTGGCTTCCAGATCAGCGATTATAGCTTCTGCAGGTTCTGCAA encodes the following:
- a CDS encoding TlpA family protein disulfide reductase, translating into MIKRANLYAALLDKGALVMLFALFFNLVNCSLKVLKNTTMVFTCIAVFYMFSLSAQTPRKESGANGLNGLTALNPGDPIPEAVWKMPLELNYFDGKKKIVKLADYKNKLIVLDFWSTGCASCIEGIPKMELYQQRFKDDIVVLLVNSKRNKDTAKRIKTRFEKYRFDFKYTPILPTILDDTVFTALIEHNTLPRIAIINRAGAFIGTSSSASLSEQHISAMLKTDKLPFESERNILNKVIDHVETPLLIDTVGLTYTSTIARYKVNYNGIYPNVHYKNGQTLLQTGNTTVRAMYQHAFPEVFKDKVYGTYVFHSSVPYKFKKLLNDPHTYFWYQYFNRDSVDNYSINQAFRRALVDNFAVDVKLKFGFQDVYILKIDPSNKSILSKGGMRMQSIEEGSSALIMQNAGLISIANFLRTTLDRPVLVEGKNLPKVDLMLPSNFYDLDSESKIAMLAKRGLILSKSRNLLEYPFFYKPIE